The following are from one region of the Rhipicephalus microplus isolate Deutch F79 chromosome 1, USDA_Rmic, whole genome shotgun sequence genome:
- the LOC119159540 gene encoding serine hydrolase-like protein, translating into MFRITAVSSSARQLRWLALRSLLNTQCRTTTSEASVVEREVRELQIPVPHGHLAAKQWLPTSAEDPSRRVLMIHGYLDNAGGFDPLVPWLDPRWHIVAPDLTGHGLSSHLPNGIPYTSLQFWFDIAYTIDYLGWNQCSIIGHSIGGQAGLHYSNLFPERVQNLVMIDALAPMFDQPSKLSRSVREVVEGNIRFDHKDLGKPPSYTEDEVIKLYRRSLVPGYLPDNIRTLMKRGCKLAEDGRYVMTKDARLRHIQWIRIDSSALKKYYTGYTNNLLVLMAVPGFGYTSAKHKILADACAQSCRKFQVVQIEGNHHVHMTYPDVVASHIRPFLDPH; encoded by the exons ATGTTTCGAATAACGGCTGTTTCAAG TTCTGCAAGGCAACTGAGGTGGCTGGCCCTCAGGTCCCTGCTTAATACTCAGTGCCGCACGACCACCAGTGAGGCCTCAGTTGTGGAACGCGAGGTTCGAGAGTTGCAGATCCCCGTTCCGCATGGGCACCTGGCTGCCAAGCAGTGGCTGCCCACATCGGCCGAGGACCCAAGCCGACGTGTTCTCATGATCCATGGTTACTTGGACAACGCTGGAGGCTTTGACCCCCTTGTGCCATGGCTTGACCCTCGGTGGCACATTGTGGCCCCAGATTTAACGGGCCATGGCCTGTCTTCACACTTGCCCAATGGAATACCATATACTTCATTGCAGTTTTGGTTCGACATCGCATACACAATAGACTATCTTGGCTGGAATCAATGCTCCATAATTGGGCACAGCATAGGCGGTCAAGCGGGCTTGCATTACAGTAACCTTTTTCCTGAGAGG GTGCAAAACTTGGTGATGATTGATGCCTTGGCACCTATGTTCGACCAACCTAGCAAATTATCGCGCAGCGTAAGAGAAGTGGTTGAGGGCAACATACGGTTTGATCATAAGGATCTCGGCAAGCCACCTTCTTACACGGAGGATGAAGTGATAAAGCTTTACCGGCGTAGCTTAGTTCCGGGCTACCTTCCTGACAATATTAGAACATTGATGAAACGCGGTTGCAAGCTTGCTGAGGACGGTCGTTACGTCATGACCAAGGACGCCCGCCTCAGGCACATCCAGTGGATTCGGATTGACAGTAGTGCTCTGAAGAAATACTACACTGGCTACACTAACAACCTGCTGGTACTGATGGCTGTTCCTGGCTTCGGATATACATCTGCAAAGCACAAGATACTAGCTGATGCCTGTGCACAAAGCTGCCGCAAGTTTCAGGTTGTTCAGATAGAGGGCAATCACCATGTGCACATGACTTATCCAGATGTGGTCGCTAGTCACATACGCCCCTTTTTAGATCCACACTGA
- the LOC119159538 gene encoding serine hydrolase-like protein — protein MLQVMGTLRCTKHLQQVLIKYRRISQCRAATNEVPVVERDVRELKIPTSYGHLAAKQWLPSSAEDPSRRVLLLHGFQDNAGSFDLLVPRLDPRWNAVALDFTGHGLSSHLPKGASYFSTQFLLDISRTADHLGWSQFSLIGHSMGGHGSFFYSCLFPERVQNLVLIDVFAPSYRNPNEVSRGLREVLEGNVRLGHKDLSKPPVYTEEEVIKLYRHSIVPGYLPDNIRTLMKRGSKPVGDNRYILTKDVRLKYTSWFQCDSAALKQFYGSYTNNLLVVMAVPGLGATSSKHKLLSDVCAQNCRTFKIAEVAGNHHVHMTRPDAVASHIRPFLDPH, from the exons ATGTTACAAGTAATGGGCACTTTGAG GTGTACGAAGCACCTGCAGCAGGTACTTATCAAGTATCGAAGGATAAGTCAGTGCCGCGCCGCTACCAATGAAGTCCCAGTCGTGGAGCGCGACGTTCGAGAACTGAAGATCCCCACTTCGTACGGCCACCTCGCGGCTAAACAGTGGCTGCCGTCGTCAGCCGAGGACCCAAGTCGACGTGTTCTCCTTCTTCATGGTTTCCAGGACAATGCTGGGAGCTTTGACCTCCTTGTACCGAGGCTCGACCCTCGTTGGAACGCTGTGGCGCTTGACTTCACTGGCCATGGCCTGTCTTCACACCTGCCCAAAGGGGCGTCATATTTTTCGACGCAGTTTTTGCTCGACATATCACGCACAGCTGACCACCTTGGCTGGAGTCAATTCTCCTTGATTGGACACAGTATGGGAGGCCATGGAAGCTTCTTCTATTCTTGCCTTTTTCCTGAGAGG gtgCAGAATTTGGTGTTGATTGACGTTTTTGCACCTTCGTATCGGAATCCCAACGAAGTTTCACGAGGCTTGCGGGAAGTGTTAGAGGGCAATGTGCGACTTGGTCACAAGGATCTCAGCAAGCCGCCTGTCTACACTGAAGAGGAAGTGATAAAGCTTTACAGGCATAGTATAGTTCCAGGCTACCTTCCTGACAACATACGAACGCTAATGAAACGTGGTAGCAAGCCTGTCGGGGACAACCGCTACATCCTGACTAAGGACGTCCGACTGAAGTACACCAGTTGGTTTCAGTGTGACAGTGCTGCCCTGAAACAGTTCTACGGTAGCTACACCAACAACCTCCTGGTCGTAATGGCTGTTCCTGGCCTTGGAGCCACATCTTCAAAGCACAAGTTACTGTCAGACGTCTGTGCACAAAACTGCCGCACGTTTAAAATTGCTGAAGTAGCAGGTAACCACCACGTGCACATGACTCGACCGGATGCAGTAGCCAGTCACATACGTCCCTTCTTAGATCCACATTGA